The Nycticebus coucang isolate mNycCou1 chromosome 17, mNycCou1.pri, whole genome shotgun sequence nucleotide sequence ctgtctctgttgTTCAAGAGTCAGTTAGATTTAGACATTATTGTCCATGATTAATAATATTAACAACATGTATTTATATAGACATTTTCCCACTAGGTTtgcatatgttttattttgtcatcATGATGAATCTACCAAgatagtaggaaaaaaaaattttagttttgtgAATATCTTCACCCATGCTATCATCAGTTTAATGGAACTATTTGTTTCTCAAtggctttgttctttttaaaatcattacgGCTTCAGCATGTTTCTAAATGCATCCTATGTGTATGTGTAATGCATTTTCAGTATCACATGACTTCATCTGCACTTAGCATATCTTatagagctgtcattctttttaaatAGGTTTCTTGGTGGATGTTAACTTTTGTTATAAATAATTGTTTTGAATATCTTTTTCTAGAGTTATTTtgcatatttgattttttttttttgagttaaaaTAGTGGGAGTCGATAAATATTGGTTGTGAATGTTCACAGTAAAGCAGATGTTAACTTCCTAATTTTATGACATAAAACTGGGGGTACATTAAGTGACTTGTTTTAAGGTGATCCAATTAGTAATGGAGACAGAGTAGAACTACTTTGTCTGGTTGTGattttgatgattttcttttcctggggACAatcatgttctttcttttctgtctattGCATGTATGTGTTTTATGGCTGTATTTCTGATAATGCAGTGTAATCCTTTTGTTGTAGCTACAAGGGCAGAAGACAGCAATACTGACTTTTCTTAGATCAATTATTGTTGAATTTGTCATAAGGAATACAGTAATCatgatgttttattatttctgattaataggGTAGTGGGTAACAGTTTGGGCTCTGCAACTGCCTAAGTTTGAAACCTGGTTCTGATTAAAACAGGGGTAATAATATACTAGAATATATTCAAGAATCCTCTTAGCACATAGCAAACAtcaaataaatgttagtttttgTATTTAAAGTCATTTAGTACTTGAATAAATAAGCATGTTCTATAGTTTGCCAAGTacatttaaataatcaaaaattaaattatatcaaATTGATGTGAACCTACTCAGATTATAGTTTTCAATacagacaaataaaaaatttgttttctccatCAAATCTAGCTGTATTAGTTTTAAAGTTTCGCAGTTAACTAGCTTTGAAATCGTATTCTTTCTGATAGCTCACAGACTCACAACAGTTAAAAATGCCTTCTTAGggcatttcaaaagaaaacaatctgtcagcactttgggaggttgaggcaggaggattgtttgaggtcaggagtttgagactagcctgggcaaatTAGCAAGACCATGtatctacagaaaaattaaaaaattacctggtgtgatggtgcatgcctatagtcttagctgtttgggagcctgaggtaaggaggattgtttgagcccagaagttcaaggctgcagtgagctatgatcatggcactccaacctgggtgacagagcaaggccttgtttctaaaaataaaataaaatacttggggaagcgcctgtggctcaaaggagtagggcgccggccccatatgccagaggtggtgggttcaaactcagcctcagccaaaaactgtaaaaaataaaataaaatacagggcggtgcctgtggctcagtgagtagggcgccagccccatatgccaagggtggcgggttcaaacccagccccggccaaactgcaacaacaacaacaacaaaaataaataaataaataaaataaaatacaaataaatatacgTAGGGAGGCgataagaaaataatatgtaGTTCCTGTATCATTTCCATTAATATATTAAGTAGGTCTACATACATGAAGAACTAATCATAATATTTTCAATGAGAGTTAACTTTTATGAGGGTTTAGAAGTATTctgtggaattttctttttttttttttttttttttttggtttatgcaactttattgaagaaaaataaatcaattactaGCAGAGCTATTAGTTGATCACTCATCCATTGACAACTTGCATCATTTATTCAGTGCTATATTAAACAGTGTATTGGAAGATAGATTAACTAATAGCTCCAAGCCTCCtaacaatttaaatgaaaattacaaaatgtttGAGACCCTATTTTGGAATACAAAGGGTGTTTGACTTCCAATTTCCATTCTCTGTAGAACAAGAACAGGTCATTCCTTTATTGACATGCATAAAATACATCACATTTTCTGTTCTGCTGATGCTATAAATTCAATACCAATTCTCCAGCCACATCAGTTATGAGCATAAAGTATATCATGTAACCTCAAATCTCTAACAGTGGAAGGCTTAAACAAGAATGGATGCTGACTGAATAATGCTGCTTCCTTTGATGTGACAACTGAGCATCCATCTCCCTCCCCCTCAGGTGATTTCTTCAGCATGTTAGAGCAGTGAGGAATGGTTTTAGTCTCATAACCAAATTAGAGTGAAGACATTGGCCACATAATACACatgctccatttttaaaaaaattctgagtcTTGGGCAACTGTTCTCTTGTAACTACTTTACAGTTTCTAAAAGCAGTTATTGTCCAAAGCTGGAAGAACTTAAGTCTTCTCTGATGAGCATGTGAATGAATGGAGGgaggtaaacaaaaaataaaattaaaaaagatgaggTCTGATAGGGGAGCAGCCggataagaaaaatcaaaaaaggaACAGTAGTTTAAAGTTTATTCCAGCTATAATGCAGGTTATTCTGACTTTAAGGTAGCATCACATGGCATACTTCTGAGTCCATTCCCGAGATATTCTGTTGTACTTATCTCTGTCTGTTTTATAGATCCGTGCAATCTCTGGCACTAGGGGGTCATCTGGGTTTGGATCACATAACAGTGAACAAATGGATAAAAGAACTTTAGAAATAGTTAAAGCAGGAGACCATTGTGATCTTAGAATATCGAGACAAATGCTGCCATTACTGTTAATATTTGGATGATAAATTCTTGTTGTAAATGCAACCTTAGGTGGTTTGAAGGGGTAGTCTGTAGGAAAATGAATTGTCAAAAAGAATACACCACCTTGATATGGGCTGTCATTAGGTCCCATAATTGTGGCTTGCCAATGAAACATATCATCCCCAACTGGACCTGCAGAACATTGTGCTGGAGGGTCACGGGCCAAATCACTAAGTTCCTTATTAATCCGTTTCAGCGCCATAGTCTGTGCTTTTCGTCTGGCTCACTATCCCGGTGTGTGCTCAAAGGTCCGGCCAAAACTCTTGATTATCCGGGCGACGGGGAAGGATTGTCTTGTCTCACACCGGCTCTGCCAGACACAGGCGCAGAGGGGCCGGGGCCTCCCTCAAGCTGCGGCCTCGGCCTCCTCCCTGCGCGGCAGCTGGTGCCTCCCCGGCCCTACGGGGCTCACGCGCACGACACAGCCCATTCTGTGgaattttcattgagatttaacTTACAACTGAAGTCTTAAAAGTTGAGTAGTAACTTACAAATCATTAAACTGAGCCCAGATCTTTGATATCTTTGAGCTGGGGCATTATTCATCACATAATTGaattatttcaatgaaataattattcAATGTACTCTTTATTGAACACTTAATCTGTTCCAAGTGGATACTGTTTTAGGCATTAAGGAGAGAAGTGAGTCTGGCAGAGGAGCTCACCAAGCCTTTTTGAACACAtggtatttaaataaaatgatagtatttatttttcccattggAGTAAGTGGAGGAAGTTGCTCTTAGTTCTAGTATCCTAGATAATTCTTTTGGACACTCAGAAATAATTGTCTTCCTCTCAAGGTGGGAGATTTGTACCATTTCTTGGGTATTAAAGGCATGGATGCTTATTTAGGTATGAGATATTGCTGGGTGTCCAGAATTCTAGGTCAGTTAGGCATATTGTTTTTGGAGAAAGGATGCAACCAGATCCTGTGCATTGGACAATTGCAAAGAACTCTGTATGAATGGTGTGTGCCTTGGAAGTACACCACTGTTCTGGATGCAGTTTTCCATGTTATATCTAGGAGAAAAATCCAGGTCAGTTCCACTAATACAACTAATAGAGTCTAGCCTATATATagctttcaagattttttcttttctttttctttctttctttgtttttttttttgagacagaatctcactgtgttgccctcggtaaagtaccAGGGCTtcacagcttacggcaacctccaactcttgggctcaagcgattctcttgccttagcctcccaagtagctggaactacaagcacctgccacagcgccctgctctttttttgttgcagttgtcattgttggttaactGGCCCTGGGGGGGTTCGAAGCCACCAactttggtgtttgtggctggtgccgtgaccactgtgctaccggcaccGAGCCAGCTTTCAGGATTTTTTCATCATCGTTATTATTAATTAACcaatagaaataaatgtctatgtTGGTTTGGGAAGAATGTACTGTAATACGTGAAGAAGGTTCTGTTGTCGTttgacattgttaaaaatatttatgggcgtggcccctgtagctcagcagttagggttctagccacataacactggacctggcaggtttgaatccagcctcgcctgccaaacaacaatgacaactacaagcaaaaaacagccgggtgttgtggtgggtgcccgtagtcccagctacttgggaggctaaagcaagagaatcacttgagcccgagagttggaggttgctgtgagctgtgacaccacggcactctacccagggccacatagtgacactctgtctcaaaaaaaaaaaaaaaaaaaaaaaattatatatgtgtatccTCCACCCCTTATGTTGTGATCCACAGGCTAAAGCAAACATTCTTCTTTGCAGTTACTTTCATTATTAGTTTTTAATTGTTCATAAAACagtttaattttattatctaAGTATGGATACACTAGTTTCTAAGTCCATTACAAATTGAGAACTAGTACTAGATAAAAGGCCGTTATTAACAATTAAGCCAAAATAATTTAGTTCTACTTACTTTGTAATTCTTATTATGTTGGAATGCTTTCATCCTGAGTTTTTTAGCCATTGCTTTCTTAGAAGGCTAAAGGTGATGCcttttttcaaaaagattttATTCTTATTGATGTCCCATGTTTTGTCTATCTAAAGTGTCAACCCAAGAAAAAGTCTACACCTCTGAAGTATGAAGTTGGAGATCTCATCTGGGCAAAATTCAAGAGACGCCCGTGGTGGCCCTGCAGGATTTGTTCTGATCCGTTGATTAACACACATTCAAAAATGAAAGGTAATACCTCTAGTAGATTATACATGATAAAATATAAGTTTGGAATTATAAACTTACAGTTGTCTTTAGTGTAACCCAGTTTTTGTTGTCTTTAGTAATAATCTACTTTTTGCTATGAGCATTTGTGAATGGATTGttaacatattttatgttttttgagtttttgagtttgttttacTCTGCGATTTAAAAATTCTCAATTGATTTAGCTGTAGACACCAGGAAAGTGTCAGGTCATTTACCTGAAGTTTATATTTTCCAGGATtactttttagtatatttacatgTTTATACATTAATGACCAGGTTtgtatcctttttataatttataagctGAAACAATtatagggcagcatctgtggctcagtgagtagggtgttggccccatatacctagggcgGTGAGttgaaacctggccctggccaaactgcaaaaaaaaaaaaaagttgaaacaaTTATAAACATTGCTTATAAGTCATTTTGAGTtttacaaacttaattttcagtatttcctttaattACTATAATTTGTTTCTTATTTGGTTGTTGTATTTGAATATCAGTATCTTATCTTTAAATtgctataaagaagaaaattgctataattgcctgaaatatggtgttgagctcttttttttactgttaaaattGTTTGAgattatggctcggtgcctgtggctcaagcggctaaggcgccagccacatgcacctgagctggcaggttcgaatccagcccgggccgccaaacaacaatgatggctgcaaccaaaaaatagccgggcattgtggcgggcgcctatagtcccagctatttgggaggcggagacaggagactcgcttgagcccaggaatttgaggttgctgtgagctgtgatccacggcactgtacccagggcaacagcttgaagctctgtctcaaaaaaaaaaaaaaaaaaaaaaatttgtttgagattttattataattttaataaatgtattataGTTTTTGAGTAGCACATTTATGagattcaaaataaatatataaatatcataaTCAACCTTTCTCCTTTGCTGTTGTTTGCCCTATTCTTTACCACTCCTTTCAATaggtaaataattgttttaaggtgtcttttcagtttctttatgtAAATCTTAAGATATACTGTATTTTCATCTCCTGCCCTTCCCTTTTATCATAAAAGaagcatatgtatatgtattttgcaccttgtcttttttacttcttggagatgtttttcacatttttcttttttttttgtagagacagagtctcactttatggccctcggtagagtgccgtggcctcacacagctcacagcaacctccaactcctgggcttaagcgattctcttgcctcagcctccggagtagctgggactacaggcgcctgccacaacgcccggctatttttttggttgcagtttggccggggccgggtttgaacccgccacccttggtatatggggccggcaccctaccgactgagccacaggcgctgccctcagttGACCTTTTGATGAATAATCCAGTATATTCTccagtgctttctttctttttttttttaatggctatatcTCTAAATACTGCCACAATGGGGAGTAAGTTAgtctagggatttttttttttgagacagagcttcaagctgttgccctgggtagagtgctgtagcatcacagctcacagcaacctccaactcctgggctcaagtgattctcctacctccgcctcacaagtagctgggactataggcgctcgccacaacacctgcctattttttggtttcagccgtcattgttgtttggcgggcccatgCTGAATTTGAatccgctagctcaggtgtatgtggctggtgccttagctgcttgagccacaggtgccaagccttttctCCAGTAGTTTCATTGAGAGTATTGATGCATAAAAATTTTTCAACAAAGATAACTCTGTTTATTTTGTCATTAACAACATGCATTTGTACCACAGAACCAATGTTATTGATGTTGTGTCTCCTTATAAATTATATTCTCAAAACTAGATGCTACAGCCCAACCTGGCAGACCATGTTTCATCATCTCCATAAATATCTAAATATCATAGATCAGCTTCTCAGCTTGGGATGCCATTTTAAGAGCCTCTTAAAAGCTCTCAGAGCCAGTCAATAAACTGCATAAACCCTGAAAGGTACCCCCTCCAAGACTTGTCCCAGTCACTCATTTGTTTATAGTTGTTTTTGGAATGGACTGCTAAAATGCTTACTCTTGAGTCAGTATTTTCACTACCAACAGCAGGGAG carries:
- the LOC128568653 gene encoding ubiquitin-conjugating enzyme E2 D3, translated to MALKRINKELSDLARDPPAQCSAGPVGDDMFHWQATIMGPNDSPYQGGVFFLTIHFPTDYPFKPPKVAFTTRIYHPNINSNGSICLDILRSQWSPALTISKVLLSICSLLCDPNPDDPLVPEIARIYKTDRDKYNRISREWTQKYAM